A window of Candidatus Purcelliella pentastirinorum contains these coding sequences:
- the rpsD gene encoding 30S ribosomal protein S4 gives MAKYLGPKLRISRREGIDLFLKSGLKTIDSKCKINQLPGEHGIKKTRLSDYGIQLREKQKLKRIYGVLEKQFRNYYKKSLRLKGNTGENILRFLERRLDNIVYRMGFGCTRAEARQLVCHKSIIVNNCIVNIPSYNVLINDKIIICDKSKKQLRIKASIEFSEQRELPNWLKVNKNNMEGIVKRIPKRDDLYSDINEHMIVEFYSK, from the coding sequence ATGGCTAAATATTTAGGTCCTAAGTTGAGGATAAGTCGTAGGGAAGGTATTGATTTATTTCTTAAATCTGGATTAAAAACTATTGATAGTAAATGTAAAATTAATCAATTACCTGGAGAACATGGAATTAAAAAAACTCGTTTATCTGATTATGGCATTCAATTACGAGAAAAGCAGAAATTAAAACGTATATATGGTGTTTTAGAAAAACAATTTCGTAATTATTATAAAAAATCATTACGTTTAAAAGGTAATACTGGTGAAAATATATTACGCTTCTTAGAAAGAAGATTAGATAATATTGTTTATCGAATGGGGTTTGGTTGTACTAGAGCTGAAGCTAGACAATTGGTTTGTCATAAATCTATTATAGTAAATAATTGTATAGTTAATATTCCATCATATAATGTTTTAATAAATGATAAAATTATTATTTGTGATAAATCTAAAAAACAATTACGTATAAAAGCTTCTATAGAATTTTCTGAACAACGTGAGTTGCCTAATTGGTTAAAAGTAAATAAAAATAATATGGAAGGTATTGTTAAACGTATCCCAAAACGTGATGATTTATATTCTGATATTAATGAACATATGATTGTTGAATTTTATTCTAAATAA
- the fmt gene encoding methionyl-tRNA formyltransferase, translating to MKKKLKILFFGTSKFALYHLKTLIKNKYNIVGIFTKLDKKFNKKYYSKIKIINKKYNIPIYSPKSIKELNNIKKINYLNIDLIITVSYGLIIPKKILKIPRISSINIHASLLPKWRGAAPIQRSIQYGDNKSGISIIQMNNKLDEGDIIYKKEYKIKKEDNSESLTKKLMKLGSNSMLKIIKKIKNGKITFIKQNNSNATYAYKIKKKEAKINWNKSSKEIERKIRAFNPWPVCYFKLNKIKIKLWQAKILEKKNTQNIFKKGQIISIDKNGIQIILHDGILNLEIIQIPGKKKMKIKHLILSNKKWFKIGDILN from the coding sequence ATGAAAAAAAAATTAAAAATTCTTTTTTTTGGAACATCAAAATTCGCTTTATATCATTTAAAAACATTAATAAAAAATAAATATAATATAGTTGGAATATTTACTAAACTTGATAAAAAATTTAATAAAAAATATTATTCAAAAATAAAAATCATAAATAAAAAGTATAATATTCCTATTTATAGTCCAAAATCTATAAAAGAATTAAATAATATTAAAAAAATAAATTATCTTAATATTGATCTAATAATAACAGTATCATACGGACTAATTATACCAAAAAAAATATTAAAAATACCTAGAATAAGCTCCATAAATATACATGCATCTTTATTACCTAAATGGAGAGGAGCAGCACCTATACAAAGATCAATACAATATGGAGATAATAAATCTGGTATTTCAATAATACAAATGAACAATAAATTAGATGAAGGTGATATAATATATAAAAAAGAATACAAAATTAAAAAAGAAGACAATAGTGAATCTCTAACTAAAAAACTTATGAAATTAGGTTCCAACAGTATGTTAAAAATTATAAAAAAAATAAAAAATGGAAAAATAACATTTATTAAACAAAATAATTCAAATGCAACATATGCATATAAAATTAAAAAAAAAGAAGCAAAAATAAATTGGAATAAAAGTAGTAAAGAAATAGAAAGAAAAATACGTGCATTTAATCCATGGCCAGTATGTTACTTTAAATTAAATAAAATAAAAATAAAATTATGGCAAGCAAAAATTTTAGAAAAAAAAAACACTCAAAATATTTTTAAAAAAGGACAAATTATCTCTATTGATAAAAATGGAATACAAATAATTTTACATGATGGAATATTAAATTTAGAAATTATACAAATACCTGGAAAAAAAAAAATGAAAATAAAACATTTAATTTTGTCTAATAAAAAATGGTTTAAAATAGGTGATATTTTAAATTAA
- the secY gene encoding preprotein translocase subunit SecY: protein MIKKLSSNTKGVKSSFYELKSKLLFVIISLIVFRIGSFIPIPGIDASVISKLLEKQSGTIIDMFNMFSGGALSRASIFALGIMPYISASIIIQLLSIILPYLSDLKKEGELGRCKINQYIRYTTFILSIFQSIGVIVGISSIPSMQKLIINTNFIFYFVSVTSLVTGTIFLMWLGEMISEKGIGNGISIIIFTGIVSGLPLSIKNTIEQFRQGGISIISFLLILLLIFFITYFVIFIEHGQRRILVHYAKRQQGRRMYVSQSTHLPLKINMSGVIPAIFASSVIIFPVTLISWFGEIAHLHWLISLSYLLQPGKPIYIFLYVISIIFFCFFYTSLIFNPRDTSDTLKKSGAFIPGIRPGEQTAKYINKIMVRLTLFGSFYITFICLIPDFMRFIMNVPFYFGGTSLLIVVVVIIEFISQIQTMLMSTQYESALKKANLRHYNN, encoded by the coding sequence ATGATTAAAAAATTATCATCTAATACTAAAGGTGTTAAGAGTTCTTTTTATGAGTTAAAGAGTAAATTATTATTTGTTATTATTTCTTTGATTGTTTTTCGTATTGGTTCTTTTATACCAATTCCTGGTATTGATGCATCTGTTATAAGTAAGCTTTTAGAAAAGCAATCTGGTACAATTATTGATATGTTTAATATGTTTTCTGGTGGTGCATTAAGTAGAGCTTCTATATTTGCATTAGGTATAATGCCGTACATATCAGCATCTATTATTATTCAATTATTATCTATCATTTTACCATATTTATCAGATTTAAAAAAAGAAGGTGAATTAGGTAGATGTAAAATAAATCAGTATATTCGTTATACTACTTTTATATTGTCTATATTTCAATCAATTGGTGTTATTGTAGGTATATCTAGTATTCCTAGTATGCAAAAATTAATTATTAATACTAATTTTATTTTTTATTTTGTATCTGTAACTAGTTTAGTAACAGGTACTATTTTTCTTATGTGGTTAGGAGAAATGATAAGTGAAAAAGGAATAGGAAATGGTATTTCTATTATAATTTTTACAGGAATTGTTTCTGGATTACCATTATCTATTAAAAATACTATAGAACAGTTTAGGCAGGGTGGTATTAGTATTATTTCTTTTCTTTTAATATTATTATTAATATTTTTTATTACATATTTTGTTATTTTTATTGAACATGGGCAACGTCGTATTTTAGTTCATTATGCTAAGAGACAGCAAGGTCGACGTATGTATGTATCACAAAGTACTCATTTACCTTTAAAAATAAATATGTCAGGCGTAATACCTGCTATTTTTGCATCTAGTGTTATAATTTTTCCAGTTACTTTAATTTCTTGGTTTGGTGAAATAGCTCATTTACATTGGTTAATATCTTTATCTTATCTTTTACAACCTGGTAAACCTATTTATATTTTTTTATATGTTATTTCTATAATATTTTTTTGTTTTTTTTATACTTCATTGATATTTAATCCGCGTGATACTTCTGATACTTTAAAAAAATCCGGTGCTTTTATACCTGGTATTAGACCTGGAGAACAAACTGCTAAGTATATTAATAAAATTATGGTTAGATTAACTTTATTTGGTTCATTTTATATTACTTTTATTTGTCTTATTCCTGATTTTATGCGTTTTATTATGAATGTGCCATTTTATTTTGGTGGTACATCTTTATTAATTGTTGTTGTTGTTATAATAGAATTTATATCTCAAATTCAAACTATGTTAATGTCTACTCAGTATGAATCTGCTTTAAAAAAAGCTAATTTAAGGCATTATAATAATTGA
- the rpmC gene encoding 50S ribosomal protein L29, with product MKSPVLYNKNINKLNYELLSLYKKQFNLRMQVYSGKLNKTHLLKENRRNIARVKTIINKG from the coding sequence ATGAAGTCACCTGTATTATATAATAAAAATATTAACAAATTGAATTATGAATTATTAAGTTTATACAAAAAACAATTTAATTTACGTATGCAAGTTTATTCTGGAAAATTAAATAAAACACATTTATTAAAAGAGAATCGTCGTAATATAGCTCGTGTAAAGACTATTATTAATAAAGGATAA
- a CDS encoding DNA-directed RNA polymerase subunit alpha, which yields MQNGAVMSFLKPRIVNIEHISTTHAKVVLEPLERGFGHTLGNALRRILLSSMPGCAVTEVEIDGILHEYSNKKGIREDILEILLNLKGLAIKIHEKDNAYLTVNKVGIGTVLAVDIKHDNTIEIVNKNHVICNLTDESSSINMKIKVQRGRGYVPVSSRISIEGENFSIGKLLIDACYSPVDRISYNVEAARVEQRTDLDRLIIELETNGTIEPDEAIRRAATILSDQLEYFIYLRDMHYSEVEEEKPEFDPILMRSVDDLELTVRSANCLKAESIHYIGDLVQRTEVELLKTPNLGKKSLTEIKDVLFSKGLSLGIRLENWPPVDINGK from the coding sequence ATGCAGAATGGTGCTGTTATGTCTTTTCTAAAACCTCGTATTGTTAATATTGAACATATAAGTACTACTCATGCAAAGGTTGTTTTAGAACCTTTAGAACGTGGGTTTGGTCATACATTAGGTAATGCTTTAAGGAGGATATTATTATCTTCCATGCCTGGTTGTGCTGTTACTGAGGTTGAAATAGATGGTATCTTACATGAATATAGTAATAAAAAAGGTATTCGTGAAGATATTTTAGAGATTTTATTAAATTTAAAGGGATTAGCTATTAAAATTCATGAAAAAGATAATGCTTATTTAACTGTAAATAAAGTTGGTATAGGTACTGTTTTAGCAGTAGATATTAAACATGATAATACTATAGAGATAGTTAATAAAAATCATGTCATTTGTAATTTAACAGATGAATCTTCTTCTATTAATATGAAAATTAAAGTACAGCGAGGAAGGGGTTATGTTCCAGTTTCTTCTAGAATATCTATTGAAGGTGAAAATTTTTCTATTGGTAAATTATTAATTGATGCTTGTTATAGCCCTGTTGATAGAATTAGTTATAATGTTGAAGCAGCTCGTGTTGAACAACGTACTGATTTGGATAGATTGATAATAGAATTAGAAACTAATGGAACTATTGAACCTGATGAAGCTATTAGAAGAGCTGCTACTATATTATCTGATCAATTAGAGTATTTTATTTATTTACGTGATATGCATTATTCAGAAGTTGAAGAAGAAAAACCTGAATTTGATCCTATATTAATGAGATCTGTTGATGATTTAGAATTAACTGTTAGATCTGCAAATTGTTTAAAAGCTGAATCTATTCATTATATAGGTGATTTAGTACAACGTACAGAGGTTGAGTTATTAAAAACTCCTAATCTTGGTAAAAAGTCGTTAACTGAGATTAAAGATGTATTGTTTTCTAAAGGATTATCTTTAGGGATCAGATTAGAAAATTGGCCTCCTGTAGATATAAATGGTAAATAG
- the rpsN gene encoding 30S ribosomal protein S14, with product MAKQSMIAREKKRIKLVNKFFRKRNKLKYIVSNIYSSQEEKWNAMLKLQMLPRDSSKSRIRNRCNQTGRPHAYLRKFGLSRMKVRESAMRGDIPGLKKASW from the coding sequence ATGGCAAAGCAATCAATGATAGCACGAGAAAAAAAAAGAATTAAATTAGTAAATAAATTTTTTAGGAAGCGAAATAAATTAAAATATATTGTATCTAATATATACTCTTCACAAGAAGAAAAATGGAATGCAATGTTAAAATTACAGATGTTACCTCGTGATTCTAGTAAATCTAGAATACGTAATCGTTGCAATCAAACTGGTAGACCTCATGCTTATTTAAGAAAATTTGGTTTAAGTCGTATGAAAGTTAGAGAATCTGCTATGAGAGGTGATATTCCAGGTTTAAAAAAAGCTAGTTGGTAG
- the rpsM gene encoding 30S ribosomal protein S13: MVRIVGINIPDNKSVIVGLEMIYGIGKSRSKKICTKIGILSDTKIFNLSNNQMESLRKEVSRYLVEGDLRREVNLNIKRLIDLGCYRGLRHRHNLPVHGQRTRTNARTCKGPRKLIKKK, encoded by the coding sequence GTGGTTCGTATAGTGGGTATTAATATACCAGATAATAAATCTGTAATTGTTGGTTTAGAAATGATTTATGGAATAGGAAAATCTAGATCTAAGAAAATATGTACAAAAATTGGAATTTTAAGTGATACTAAGATATTTAATTTATCTAATAATCAAATGGAATCTTTGAGGAAAGAAGTTTCTAGATACTTGGTTGAAGGTGATTTACGTCGTGAAGTAAATTTAAATATTAAACGTTTAATTGATTTAGGTTGTTATCGTGGATTACGTCATCGACATAATTTACCTGTACATGGTCAGAGGACTAGAACAAACGCTCGTACTTGTAAAGGCCCTCGTAAATTAATTAAGAAAAAATAA
- the rpmD gene encoding 50S ribosomal protein L30 has translation MSNKITILQKRSLIGVIKKHKLIILGLGLRGIGHIVKRVNNLSILGMIKKISYLVEILR, from the coding sequence ATGTCAAATAAAATAACAATATTACAAAAACGTAGTTTAATTGGTGTTATAAAAAAACATAAACTAATTATTTTAGGTTTAGGTTTAAGAGGTATAGGTCATATTGTAAAACGTGTTAATAATTTATCAATTTTAGGTATGATTAAAAAAATTTCATATTTGGTTGAAATTTTAAGGTAG
- the rplR gene encoding 50S ribosomal protein L18, which translates to MNKKKSRLIRASRIRHKFKKGNVFRLVIHRSYRHIYAQIISSDNCNVLASASTVENEIFKLIKYSGNISAAIIVGRKIAERSLNKGIIKVSFDRSGFKYHGRIKALADAAREFGLKF; encoded by the coding sequence ATGAATAAAAAAAAATCTAGATTAATAAGAGCCAGTAGAATACGACATAAATTTAAAAAAGGTAACGTTTTTCGTTTAGTTATTCATAGAAGTTATCGTCATATTTATGCTCAGATTATTTCTTCTGATAATTGTAATGTTTTAGCATCAGCATCTACTGTTGAAAATGAGATATTTAAATTAATTAAATATAGTGGTAACATAAGTGCAGCAATTATAGTTGGAAGAAAAATTGCAGAGCGTTCTTTAAATAAGGGTATAATTAAAGTATCTTTTGATCGTTCTGGATTTAAATATCATGGTCGTATTAAAGCTTTGGCTGATGCTGCAAGAGAATTTGGTCTTAAGTTTTAA
- the def gene encoding peptide deformylase: MLIPKILIHPDIRLRIKASKINNFNNKIKNIINDMLKIMYLNKGIGLAATQINIHKKIIVIDISENQTKPIILINPQIIKKNGTISIKEGCLSIPNIKISINRYKYIKINTMNYNGETYDINAHDLLAICIQHEIDHLNGKLILDYKKNK, translated from the coding sequence ATGTTAATACCAAAAATATTAATACATCCAGACATAAGATTAAGAATAAAAGCATCAAAAATAAATAATTTTAATAATAAAATTAAAAATATTATAAATGATATGCTAAAAATTATGTACCTTAATAAAGGTATAGGATTAGCAGCAACACAAATTAATATACATAAAAAAATTATAGTTATAGATATATCAGAAAATCAAACAAAACCAATAATATTAATTAATCCTCAAATAATAAAAAAAAATGGAACAATATCAATAAAAGAAGGTTGTTTATCAATTCCAAATATAAAAATATCAATAAACAGATATAAATATATAAAGATAAATACAATGAATTATAATGGTGAAACATATGATATAAACGCACATGATTTATTAGCTATATGTATACAACACGAGATAGATCATCTAAATGGAAAATTAATTTTAGATTATAAAAAAAATAAATAA
- the rplO gene encoding 50S ribosomal protein L15 — protein sequence MYLNNFHVYHGVNNSIKRVGRGIGSGWGKTCGRGHKGQKSRSGGKIRRGFEGGQTPFYRRLPKFGFRSRKSLYRVEVRLSELNKVKTSFIDLRVLKRDNIVSCNTKYVKIILSGKILSAVVLNSLPVTKGAKKAIELIGGKVKF from the coding sequence ATGTATTTAAATAATTTTCATGTTTATCATGGTGTTAATAATTCAATAAAGAGAGTAGGTAGAGGGATTGGATCTGGTTGGGGTAAGACATGTGGTAGGGGGCATAAAGGTCAAAAATCTCGTAGTGGTGGTAAAATACGTAGAGGTTTTGAGGGTGGTCAGACTCCTTTTTATCGAAGATTACCAAAATTTGGGTTCCGATCTCGTAAATCTTTATATAGAGTGGAAGTTAGATTATCAGAGTTAAATAAAGTAAAAACTAGTTTTATAGATCTTAGAGTTTTAAAAAGAGATAATATAGTTTCTTGTAATACAAAGTATGTTAAAATTATATTATCAGGAAAAATTTTATCTGCTGTTGTATTGAATTCTTTACCTGTAACTAAAGGTGCTAAAAAAGCTATTGAATTAATAGGCGGTAAAGTTAAATTTTAA
- the rpsE gene encoding 30S ribosomal protein S5 codes for MSQIDRQLTELQEKLIAVNRVSKTVKGGRVFSFTALTVIGNGNGKVGFGYGKAREVPLAIQKSMDKARKNMITIILKDYTLQHEIKGVHTGSHVFMKPASKGTGIIAGGAMRSVLEVAGVHNVLAKAYGSTNPINMVRATINALMSMKYPSIIAAKRGKMIDDLLI; via the coding sequence ATGTCACAAATTGATAGACAATTAACAGAATTACAGGAAAAATTAATAGCAGTTAATAGAGTATCTAAAACAGTTAAGGGTGGTCGTGTATTTTCATTTACTGCATTAACTGTAATTGGAAATGGTAATGGTAAAGTTGGTTTTGGTTATGGTAAAGCACGTGAAGTACCGTTAGCTATTCAAAAATCTATGGATAAAGCACGTAAGAATATGATAACAATTATATTAAAAGATTATACTTTACAACATGAAATAAAAGGAGTACATACTGGCTCTCATGTGTTTATGAAACCTGCTTCTAAAGGAACAGGTATTATAGCTGGTGGGGCTATGAGGTCGGTTTTAGAAGTTGCTGGTGTTCATAATGTATTAGCAAAAGCTTATGGTTCTACTAATCCAATAAATATGGTAAGAGCTACTATTAATGCATTAATGAGTATGAAATATCCTTCTATCATTGCTGCTAAAAGAGGTAAAATGATAGACGATTTATTGATTTGA
- the rplX gene encoding 50S ribosomal protein L24 codes for MSLKIKCNDVVIVTVGKDKGKKGKVKSIYSSKKVIVEGINIVKKHQKSNSKLNNSVSGIVEKESPISISNVAYFSFKHNRSDRIGFKFINGKKYRFLKSTGEIIK; via the coding sequence ATGTCATTAAAGATAAAATGTAATGATGTTGTTATTGTTACAGTTGGTAAAGATAAAGGTAAAAAAGGAAAAGTTAAGAGTATTTATTCTTCTAAAAAAGTTATAGTTGAAGGAATTAATATTGTTAAAAAACATCAGAAATCTAATTCTAAATTAAATAATTCTGTTTCTGGGATAGTAGAAAAAGAATCACCTATATCAATATCTAATGTAGCTTATTTTAGTTTTAAACATAATCGTTCTGATCGAATAGGATTTAAGTTTATTAATGGTAAAAAATATCGTTTTTTGAAATCTACAGGGGAAATTATTAAGTAA
- the rplQ gene encoding 50S ribosomal protein L17: MRHFKSGRKLNRNSSHRDAMLRNMARSLIIYEIIQTTLSKAKELRGFIEKLITIAKIDTVANRRIIFAYLRNKEIVTKLFKEISSRYKDRYGGYTRILKNNFRSGDNANMAFIEFMDRCD; encoded by the coding sequence ATGCGTCATTTTAAATCCGGTCGTAAATTAAATCGTAATTCTTCCCATCGTGATGCTATGTTACGTAATATGGCTAGATCTTTAATTATTTATGAAATCATTCAAACTACTTTATCTAAGGCTAAAGAATTACGTGGTTTTATTGAAAAATTAATAACTATAGCCAAGATCGATACTGTTGCTAATAGGAGAATTATATTTGCTTATTTACGTAATAAAGAAATCGTAACTAAATTATTTAAGGAAATATCTTCTAGATATAAAGATCGATATGGTGGTTATACTAGAATATTAAAAAATAATTTTAGGAGTGGTGATAATGCTAATATGGCCTTCATTGAATTTATGGATCGTTGTGATTAA
- the rplE gene encoding 50S ribosomal protein L5 produces MCNLYKFFRTDAILILMKKFKYTSVMQVPIIKKIVLNMGVGEAVSNKKIIINAIKNLTDITGQKPLVIKAKKSIAQFKIRQGLPIGCKVTLRRKKMWDFLYKLISISIPRIRDFRGFSIKSFDGRGNYNIGIHEQIIFPEIDYDKIDEIRGLDINIITTANQDNEARFLLELFNFPFRK; encoded by the coding sequence ATGTGTAATTTATATAAATTTTTTCGTACAGATGCAATTTTGATATTAATGAAGAAATTTAAATATACTTCTGTTATGCAAGTACCTATAATTAAAAAAATTGTATTAAATATGGGTGTAGGAGAAGCTGTATCTAATAAAAAGATAATCATTAATGCAATTAAAAATTTAACTGATATTACAGGTCAAAAACCTCTTGTCATAAAAGCGAAAAAATCTATTGCACAATTCAAGATTCGTCAGGGTTTGCCTATTGGTTGTAAAGTTACTTTAAGACGTAAAAAAATGTGGGATTTTTTATATAAATTAATATCTATATCTATACCTCGTATTCGTGATTTTAGAGGTTTTTCTATTAAATCTTTTGATGGTAGAGGTAATTATAATATAGGTATACATGAACAAATTATATTTCCTGAAATTGATTATGATAAAATAGATGAAATTAGAGGTTTGGACATAAATATAATTACTACTGCTAATCAAGATAATGAAGCACGTTTTTTATTAGAATTATTTAATTTTCCTTTTAGAAAATAA
- the rpsH gene encoding 30S ribosomal protein S8 → MSLHDPISDMLVSINNGQKSNKTLIFVPNSNIKRNILLVLKNEGYIIDFEPNGYFIKIFLKYFNNKSVIEYIKRVSSPGLRVYKPSNQLPKVLSGLGIAIVSTSQGIMTDKDARKRRIGGEIICYIA, encoded by the coding sequence ATGAGTTTACATGATCCTATTTCAGATATGTTAGTTTCTATTAATAATGGTCAAAAATCAAATAAAACTTTAATATTTGTTCCTAATTCAAATATTAAAAGGAATATTCTTTTAGTTTTAAAGAATGAAGGATATATAATAGATTTTGAACCAAACGGTTATTTTATTAAAATTTTTCTTAAATATTTTAATAATAAATCTGTTATTGAATATATTAAACGTGTTAGTTCACCAGGTTTACGTGTGTATAAACCTAGTAATCAATTGCCTAAAGTTCTTTCTGGTCTAGGTATTGCTATAGTATCTACGTCTCAAGGTATTATGACCGATAAAGATGCTCGTAAAAGAAGAATTGGAGGTGAAATAATATGTTATATTGCTTGA
- the rpmJ gene encoding 50S ribosomal protein L36, with product MKVRTSVKKFCKNCRIIRRHGVVRVYCKLHPKHKQRQG from the coding sequence ATGAAGGTTCGTACTTCAGTTAAAAAATTTTGTAAAAATTGTAGAATTATTCGTCGTCATGGTGTTGTTCGTGTGTACTGTAAATTACATCCGAAACATAAACAAAGACAAGGTTGA
- the rpsK gene encoding 30S ribosomal protein S11, which translates to MVKSRIKIHKKIKKQITDGIAHIHASFNNTVVTITDRHGNTLGWATAGGSGFRGSRKSTPFAAQVAAEKCAEFVKDYGVKNLEIMVKGPGPGRESTIRALNSAGFNITNITDVTPIPHNGCRSPKRRRV; encoded by the coding sequence ATGGTAAAATCAAGAATTAAGATTCATAAAAAAATAAAAAAACAAATAACTGATGGTATAGCTCATATCCATGCTTCTTTTAATAATACTGTAGTTACTATCACTGATAGACATGGTAATACATTGGGTTGGGCTACAGCTGGTGGTTCTGGTTTTCGGGGTTCACGTAAATCAACTCCTTTTGCTGCACAGGTTGCTGCGGAAAAATGTGCTGAATTTGTAAAAGATTATGGAGTTAAGAATTTAGAGATTATGGTTAAAGGACCTGGCCCTGGAAGAGAATCTACAATTAGAGCTTTAAATTCTGCTGGATTTAATATTACAAATATAACTGATGTTACTCCTATACCTCATAATGGTTGTCGTTCTCCAAAGAGAAGACGAGTATAA
- the rpsQ gene encoding 30S ribosomal protein S17: MKRKIKLLRCKVISNKMNKSIVVCVERLVKHPLYGKFLKRTTKLHVHDENNECMVGDIVNIYECKPISKTKSWCLFKKV; encoded by the coding sequence ATGAAACGTAAAATTAAATTATTAAGATGTAAAGTAATTAGTAATAAAATGAATAAATCAATTGTTGTTTGTGTAGAAAGATTAGTAAAACATCCTTTATATGGTAAATTTTTAAAAAGAACTACAAAATTACATGTACATGATGAAAATAATGAATGTATGGTTGGTGATATAGTTAATATTTATGAATGTAAGCCTATATCGAAAACTAAATCTTGGTGTTTATTTAAAAAAGTTTAA
- the rplN gene encoding 50S ribosomal protein L14 has translation MIQEQSLLNVADNSGARLVLCIKVFGGTHRRYANIGDIIKISVKEISSNSKVKKGEVLKAVIVRTKKGIRRYDGSLIRFDSNACVVLNNSDQLIGTRIFGPVTRELRNDKFMKIVSLAPDVY, from the coding sequence ATGATTCAGGAACAAAGTTTATTAAATGTAGCTGATAATTCTGGTGCTCGTTTAGTATTATGTATAAAGGTATTTGGTGGAACACATCGTCGCTATGCTAATATAGGAGATATAATAAAAATTAGTGTTAAGGAAATATCTTCTAATTCTAAAGTAAAAAAAGGAGAGGTACTTAAAGCTGTTATTGTGCGTACGAAAAAAGGAATACGTAGATATGATGGTTCGTTGATTAGATTTGATAGTAATGCTTGTGTTGTACTAAATAATAGTGATCAACTTATAGGTACTAGGATTTTTGGTCCAGTTACTCGTGAGTTACGTAATGATAAATTTATGAAGATTGTTTCATTGGCTCCTGATGTTTATTAA
- the rplF gene encoding 50S ribosomal protein L6 gives MSRIAKAVVIVPDILKVTLSDFFLIIEGDKGKLLFKINKFVNVNFLNNIFSFSPKVNSKHAWACAGTVRSIVNSMVIGLTKGFIRRLQLVGVGYKAYLENNYLNMFLGYSHPIKYLVPQNISIECPSSTDILLKSIDKQLIGQVSAIIRSYKKPEVYKGKGIRYFNETILMKEAKKSK, from the coding sequence ATGTCTCGTATTGCAAAAGCTGTTGTAATTGTACCAGATATTCTTAAAGTTACTTTAAGTGATTTTTTTTTGATTATAGAAGGTGATAAAGGTAAGTTATTATTTAAAATTAATAAATTTGTTAATGTTAATTTTTTAAATAATATTTTTAGTTTTTCTCCTAAAGTAAATAGCAAACATGCTTGGGCTTGTGCTGGTACTGTTAGATCAATAGTAAATTCTATGGTTATTGGTTTAACTAAAGGATTTATTAGGAGATTACAATTAGTAGGTGTTGGGTATAAAGCATATTTGGAAAATAATTATCTTAATATGTTTTTGGGATATTCTCATCCTATAAAATATTTGGTTCCACAGAATATATCTATTGAATGTCCATCTTCTACTGATATACTTTTAAAAAGTATAGATAAACAATTAATTGGTCAGGTTTCTGCTATTATTCGTTCTTATAAGAAGCCCGAAGTATATAAAGGTAAGGGTATTAGGTATTTTAATGAAACTATATTAATGAAAGAAGCCAAAAAAAGTAAGTAG